In Treponema primitia ZAS-2, a genomic segment contains:
- a CDS encoding P83/100 family protein — protein MKTPGARYLLFFSIILILGSGTPLFSQVDTEELSTSQEPINFINYEGPQDRIETRAQIRNIGFTAGQAIRAGDSTTGTSARYFVIHSVSDPEGDKLDADILGLGPDAGVDHIRNLRLIIQGYLEGAYDYSERDAALLAQYITIYNAVFRGNWDFFTRRYKTPVIGNLTREKAGLSTRYDEWPGRSLIVIPLQTAMPGSLSAIDTSTLTENDVIGELRQDDDKGIPQRQGMVDIKEREAEQAEQAAAAKREAIANDEKVVAEDRQQNQQERQQIAEDRQQLKEDQEAGKISPEEAEAAEKELDTREAEADQKDEEIAQKEEELDEQRQEAEKTEEFAEQKAAEAQQERQDIAQDQQGLINQQAAQAPQGVLGIKLESPNSALGRIVKLQIDSGTTLQSSALNSINARTFTLMEGKILAVAGEDRGNGAIRLVEISPATLEMIKQGEDDIHPQSLLWINGQDIYAISSAPGGLYLGRYNTELARQARSTVTVHPFATVTFQDDLIITQNTEGQAVLLNAKDLTERK, from the coding sequence ATGAAGACCCCCGGCGCCAGATACCTGCTTTTCTTTTCCATTATTTTAATTCTGGGTTCCGGTACTCCCCTCTTTTCACAGGTCGATACGGAGGAACTGTCCACCAGCCAGGAGCCGATAAACTTCATCAACTACGAAGGGCCCCAAGACCGGATAGAAACCCGGGCCCAGATACGGAATATCGGGTTTACCGCAGGCCAGGCCATACGGGCCGGGGATTCCACCACTGGCACTTCTGCCCGGTATTTTGTGATCCACTCGGTGAGCGATCCCGAGGGGGACAAACTTGATGCGGATATCCTGGGGCTGGGCCCTGATGCAGGGGTGGACCATATCCGCAATCTCCGGCTGATCATCCAGGGCTACCTTGAAGGGGCCTACGATTACAGCGAGCGGGACGCCGCCCTTTTGGCCCAATATATCACTATCTACAATGCGGTGTTCCGGGGAAACTGGGACTTTTTTACCCGCCGGTATAAGACTCCGGTGATTGGGAACCTGACCCGGGAAAAGGCGGGGCTTTCCACACGATATGACGAATGGCCCGGCCGTTCCCTGATTGTGATTCCCCTGCAAACCGCCATGCCCGGATCCCTCAGCGCCATAGATACCTCCACCCTCACAGAGAATGATGTGATAGGCGAACTGCGCCAGGACGATGACAAGGGCATACCCCAGCGCCAGGGCATGGTTGACATCAAGGAACGGGAGGCGGAACAGGCGGAACAAGCCGCCGCTGCCAAGCGGGAAGCCATCGCCAATGATGAAAAAGTGGTAGCCGAGGATAGGCAGCAGAATCAGCAGGAACGCCAGCAGATAGCCGAAGACCGGCAGCAATTAAAAGAAGATCAGGAAGCGGGGAAGATTAGCCCCGAAGAAGCGGAGGCCGCAGAGAAGGAACTGGACACCCGGGAGGCTGAGGCGGACCAGAAGGATGAAGAGATCGCCCAGAAGGAAGAGGAACTGGATGAGCAGCGCCAGGAAGCTGAAAAAACCGAAGAGTTCGCCGAACAGAAGGCTGCCGAAGCCCAGCAGGAACGGCAGGACATAGCCCAGGATCAGCAGGGGCTCATCAATCAGCAAGCAGCCCAGGCGCCCCAGGGTGTTCTGGGGATAAAACTGGAAAGCCCCAACTCTGCCCTTGGAAGAATAGTAAAACTACAGATCGATTCCGGAACGACATTGCAAAGCTCGGCGCTGAACAGCATAAACGCCCGGACCTTCACCCTCATGGAGGGAAAGATACTGGCCGTGGCCGGGGAGGACCGGGGCAATGGCGCCATACGGCTGGTGGAGATCAGCCCCGCTACCCTGGAAATGATTAAACAGGGGGAAGACGATATCCACCCCCAGAGCCTCCTCTGGATAAACGGGCAGGATATCTACGCCATCAGCTCCGCGCCCGGTGGCCTCTACTTAGGCAGGTACAATACGGAGCTGGCCCGACAGGCCCGGTCAACAGTAACGGTGCATCCCTTTGCCACCGTAACCTTCCAGGATGATCTTATTATTACCCAGAACACCGAAGGTCAGGCGGTGCTTCTCAATGCAAAGGACCTGACCGAAAGGAAGTAG
- a CDS encoding glycoside hydrolase family 9 protein, with protein sequence MDIQFETKLKESLYVHYPLEADAEKTVEYRSLKKPVLHRISLWDGTDQKPWTFDGEGTFRIGADGTLALKTGARSDHWPGKEVRAMDAAAGDYATFGSYIARLDLRGRDLSRGNRIYFQIRPACPGLHSPIVRVGFVNTGKIKIPDVYSREGFNAINLKNFEWNTCAWEIDTIAHDRIEEISFEVHRYGKELSTGDELFFELRDIQFQEVQCDVVHGWQCAEETAVFSSSGYFCGGAKTAVAQTTAADFTVFNGETEKPVFSGPIDRVENIHGAFGVMDFSSVETPGTYYLCFGNTRTASFRIGDTVFEDTIWKLINFLYSERCGYPVSGKHGVCHADVVAKHGGLTLPYQGGWHDAADVSQQTVQSAEILHALLQTAEALKTKNSFLYNRLMEEANWGLDFILRMRFGDGYRASNAGIRRWTDGLIGNMDDCEAGVHNHSFENFIMSAVEATAAAAFAEKDQPLSWKCLDAAKEDFAFAIKRFNEIGVETPIPQEHAGSAGLSQYYAAACWAAALLFQNSGDPSFLEPLLGFARKLLDCQETGEAQAPLKGFFYRDETKKTIVHFSHQARDQIFVQALAEACKALPDHEDKALWEAGLKLFGNYLKALTSYTAPYGMLPAGIHRADEIDDRDAFERVHPRVDYEGERKNYAEQLKQGIPLGKEYCIRCFPVWFSFRGNSAIHLSMGKAASILGNYFKDHALLNIAREQLYWTLGKNPFGQSLIYGEGSNFGQQYTALLGETVGEMPVGVQTRGNEDLPYWPQANIATYREVWTTPPGRWLWIAADLLS encoded by the coding sequence ATGGATATTCAATTTGAAACAAAACTCAAGGAATCCCTGTATGTGCATTACCCCCTGGAGGCGGATGCTGAAAAAACCGTTGAATACCGGAGCCTGAAAAAACCGGTTCTGCACCGGATCAGCCTCTGGGACGGTACAGATCAAAAGCCCTGGACCTTTGATGGAGAAGGAACATTCCGGATTGGTGCCGATGGTACTCTGGCCCTCAAAACCGGCGCCCGCTCGGATCATTGGCCCGGAAAAGAAGTCCGGGCCATGGACGCTGCGGCGGGAGACTATGCCACCTTTGGTTCCTACATTGCCCGGCTTGATCTCCGAGGCCGGGACCTGAGCCGGGGCAACCGCATTTATTTTCAAATCCGTCCTGCCTGCCCGGGGCTGCACAGTCCCATTGTGCGGGTCGGCTTTGTAAACACGGGTAAAATAAAAATCCCCGATGTCTATTCCCGGGAAGGCTTTAACGCCATAAACCTTAAAAATTTTGAGTGGAATACCTGCGCATGGGAAATAGACACCATAGCCCACGACCGGATCGAAGAAATTTCTTTTGAGGTCCACCGCTACGGAAAGGAACTCAGTACGGGAGATGAACTTTTTTTTGAACTTCGGGATATTCAGTTTCAGGAAGTTCAATGCGATGTGGTTCATGGGTGGCAGTGCGCCGAAGAAACTGCGGTATTTTCGTCCTCCGGATATTTTTGCGGGGGCGCAAAAACCGCTGTTGCCCAAACAACGGCCGCCGATTTTACGGTATTTAACGGGGAGACTGAAAAACCCGTGTTTTCCGGTCCCATAGACAGAGTAGAAAATATCCATGGCGCCTTTGGGGTCATGGATTTTAGTTCCGTCGAAACTCCGGGGACTTACTATCTCTGTTTTGGCAATACCCGTACTGCATCCTTCCGCATCGGGGACACAGTCTTTGAAGATACTATTTGGAAGCTGATAAATTTTCTATACAGCGAACGGTGCGGTTATCCCGTATCAGGAAAGCACGGCGTCTGCCATGCCGATGTGGTGGCCAAACATGGGGGACTTACCCTGCCCTACCAGGGCGGCTGGCATGATGCCGCGGATGTATCCCAGCAGACGGTTCAAAGTGCAGAAATACTGCATGCCCTGCTGCAGACCGCCGAAGCGCTTAAAACAAAAAACAGTTTTCTGTATAACCGGCTCATGGAAGAAGCCAACTGGGGACTGGACTTTATCCTCAGGATGCGCTTTGGGGATGGCTACCGGGCCAGCAATGCGGGGATACGCCGCTGGACCGATGGCTTGATAGGAAACATGGATGACTGTGAGGCCGGGGTCCACAACCACTCTTTTGAAAATTTTATCATGTCCGCTGTAGAAGCGACGGCGGCGGCGGCCTTTGCCGAAAAAGACCAGCCCCTGTCCTGGAAATGTCTGGACGCTGCAAAAGAAGACTTTGCTTTTGCCATAAAGCGTTTTAACGAAATTGGCGTCGAAACGCCGATACCCCAGGAACACGCAGGATCTGCCGGACTTTCTCAATACTATGCCGCAGCGTGCTGGGCCGCCGCCCTACTGTTCCAAAATTCCGGGGACCCATCCTTTTTGGAACCCCTGCTTGGATTTGCCCGAAAGCTCCTGGACTGCCAGGAAACCGGAGAAGCCCAGGCGCCCCTGAAAGGATTTTTCTACCGGGATGAGACAAAAAAAACTATCGTTCATTTTTCTCACCAGGCCCGGGATCAGATCTTTGTACAGGCCCTGGCCGAAGCCTGTAAGGCCTTGCCGGATCATGAGGATAAAGCTCTCTGGGAAGCAGGCTTAAAGCTCTTTGGAAACTACCTTAAGGCATTGACCTCTTATACGGCCCCCTATGGCATGCTCCCTGCGGGTATACACAGGGCTGACGAAATAGACGACCGGGACGCCTTTGAGCGTGTCCATCCTCGGGTGGACTACGAAGGGGAGCGAAAAAATTATGCGGAGCAGCTTAAACAGGGAATACCCCTGGGGAAAGAGTACTGCATCCGGTGTTTCCCCGTATGGTTTTCATTTCGGGGAAATTCGGCTATTCATCTTTCCATGGGCAAGGCAGCATCTATTTTAGGGAACTATTTTAAAGACCATGCGCTGCTCAATATAGCCCGGGAGCAGTTGTATTGGACCCTGGGTAAAAATCCCTTTGGCCAATCCCTGATATACGGAGAGGGCAGTAATTTTGGGCAGCAATATACGGCCCTTTTGGGAGAAACTGTAGGAGAAATGCCCGTGGGAGTACAAACCCGGGGCAACGAAGACCTCCCCTATTGGCCCCAGGCAAACATCGCCACCTACCGGGAAGTCTGGACCACCCCTCCCGGCCGCTGGCTTTGGATCGCCGCAGACCTTCTAAGCTAA
- a CDS encoding RidA family protein, which translates to MGVYERLKELKITLPKAPPKGGVYAQVKQFGSGLVYVSGCGPLLDVPIQGKLGSDFDIAQGQIFARNCMLNVLAILEANIGDLGKIKNCVKILTMVAGTDDFYNQPDVANGGTQLLSDLFGPAIGLPARSAIGVNALPGNIPVETEAIFEIEL; encoded by the coding sequence ATGGGTGTGTATGAACGGCTGAAAGAATTAAAGATTACTCTTCCCAAGGCACCGCCTAAAGGGGGAGTCTATGCACAGGTAAAACAATTTGGGTCGGGCCTGGTATATGTCTCAGGCTGCGGTCCCCTGCTGGATGTTCCTATTCAGGGTAAACTGGGCAGTGACTTTGATATTGCCCAGGGACAAATCTTTGCCCGTAACTGTATGTTAAATGTACTGGCAATCCTTGAGGCCAATATCGGCGATCTGGGTAAAATAAAAAACTGCGTAAAGATACTAACCATGGTGGCCGGAACCGATGATTTTTACAATCAGCCCGATGTAGCCAATGGCGGCACCCAGCTTTTGTCGGATCTTTTTGGCCCTGCCATAGGGCTGCCCGCCAGGTCTGCCATTGGCGTTAATGCGCTGCCGGGAAACATTCCGGTAGAAACCGAAGCCATCTTTGAAATAGAATTATAG
- a CDS encoding N-acyl-D-amino-acid deacylase family protein codes for MGQNKILIRGGLLYDGTGGEPFTADLLVEGKTIARMGPDLPDSGAQVIDARGKVVCPGFIDIHRHCDAAVFTDQDFGQIELAQGISTTVVGNCGMAPLPVDPRWKEEMYRYIRPVLGTVPHGLPLADYAAYTAGLKQLPLPLNMAFLAGAGAIETSLKGFSRAPLSAKELEKAKAFIAQAMDAGALGLSFGIMYQPEYFSSREELESLAREAGKRGGVLCTHIRGEGDSLAASVEEMIQVAGNAEIPLNISHLKATGIQNWGKTIFKAIDCIEQARARGQPVAADFYPYTGGSTTILSLLPPTVQADKPEALRAQLTAPGGRDFLKAELYKNHPGWDNMVTSIGWDRIILSSLSGGNHEQYLGKTMDEAARNEGYEDAADLLADLLLDQETAGIIVLSMDQEDVDTIARLPWTVVISDSLYGGTPHPHPRLTGAFPKLLREYVRERKILSLKEAIHKMTGLAADRVGIKNRGRLAPGNYADIAIFKPECFTDQGDYLNPLRKAAGMDLVMVNGTIAWRQDKTEEYSGSVLSRGV; via the coding sequence ATGGGCCAGAATAAAATCCTAATCCGGGGCGGCCTCCTCTATGACGGTACCGGCGGCGAGCCCTTTACAGCGGATCTTTTGGTGGAGGGTAAAACCATTGCCCGCATGGGCCCTGATTTGCCGGATTCCGGCGCCCAGGTGATAGACGCCCGGGGGAAAGTGGTATGTCCAGGTTTTATTGATATCCACCGCCACTGTGATGCAGCGGTTTTTACGGACCAGGATTTTGGGCAGATTGAACTTGCCCAGGGGATTAGTACCACGGTGGTAGGAAACTGCGGTATGGCGCCCCTGCCAGTTGACCCCCGATGGAAAGAAGAAATGTACCGGTATATACGGCCGGTACTGGGGACTGTGCCCCATGGGCTGCCCCTTGCGGATTATGCAGCCTATACCGCAGGACTCAAACAGCTGCCCCTGCCCCTCAACATGGCTTTTCTTGCCGGCGCTGGGGCCATCGAAACGTCGCTGAAAGGGTTTTCCCGCGCTCCCCTCAGCGCAAAGGAACTGGAAAAGGCTAAAGCCTTTATTGCCCAGGCTATGGATGCCGGGGCCTTAGGGCTTTCCTTTGGCATCATGTACCAGCCTGAATATTTTTCGTCCCGGGAAGAGTTGGAAAGTCTTGCTCGGGAAGCAGGCAAACGGGGCGGCGTCTTATGCACCCACATCCGGGGCGAAGGGGACAGCCTGGCAGCCTCGGTGGAAGAGATGATACAAGTTGCCGGAAACGCTGAAATTCCGCTGAATATCAGCCATTTAAAAGCTACGGGTATACAGAACTGGGGCAAAACAATATTCAAAGCCATCGACTGTATCGAACAGGCCCGCGCCCGGGGGCAGCCTGTGGCAGCGGATTTTTATCCCTATACCGGAGGGTCCACCACCATACTGTCCCTTTTACCCCCAACAGTTCAGGCGGACAAACCCGAAGCGTTGCGGGCACAATTGACTGCTCCCGGGGGCAGGGATTTTTTAAAAGCAGAGCTGTATAAAAACCACCCCGGATGGGATAACATGGTTACCAGCATAGGCTGGGATCGGATCATCCTTAGTTCCCTCTCAGGGGGAAACCATGAACAGTATCTCGGTAAAACCATGGATGAGGCTGCTCGGAATGAAGGGTATGAAGATGCCGCTGATTTACTGGCCGATCTTTTGTTGGACCAAGAAACGGCAGGGATAATTGTTCTCAGCATGGACCAGGAGGATGTTGATACCATAGCCCGGCTGCCCTGGACCGTGGTGATATCCGATTCCCTCTATGGCGGAACCCCTCATCCCCACCCCCGGCTGACCGGCGCCTTTCCAAAACTTTTGAGAGAATACGTCCGGGAACGAAAAATTCTAAGCTTAAAGGAGGCAATACACAAGATGACCGGCCTCGCCGCGGATCGGGTGGGAATAAAAAACCGGGGAAGACTGGCCCCTGGCAATTATGCGGACATAGCAATTTTTAAACCTGAGTGTTTTACCGATCAGGGGGATTATCTTAACCCCCTACGGAAAGCAGCAGGTATGGATCTGGTAATGGTAAATGGAACTATAGCCTGGCGGCAGGACAAAACCGAAGAGTATTCGGGTTCAGTGCTCTCCCGCGGGGTTTAA